One genomic region from Salvia hispanica cultivar TCC Black 2014 chromosome 2, UniMelb_Shisp_WGS_1.0, whole genome shotgun sequence encodes:
- the LOC125207129 gene encoding heavy metal-associated isoprenylated plant protein 33-like, with translation MSKDEFLKIQTCVLKVNIHCDGCKHKVKKILQKIEGVYTTKIDSEQGKVTVSGNVDPNTLIKKLIKNGKHAEMWGAKPSNGHNQNQLNNQFKNLQIDHGGKGGGGGGSKGQGQKGGGANNQPKGGGGGGKGGGGGGGGGPPGHNQQLQQQLQQLQQMKGFQDMKMMPQFMKDAKMPPGHGGKEQNAKSVKFKLPQEEDLSDDDDYDDDDFDDDDDDFDDDELDEMDHAAMSKMKAAMGGGHGGGGPQMPPGMMMQNMMNGQLPQMMKPGGGGGAAAGNGKKGGGEGGSIPVQMNHGGGGGGGKKGGGGNPNQGGGGGGPKGGKNGGGGGGNAGQNKNGGGGGGGGGGNGHNFMPNGAKKMSDGPHGMPNMMAMGGGGGNVGPMGQMGHMGNLPPMGQMGNLAAVQGLPAAHGGGSGGGAGYFPGGGPPDQMAGGGNNNPYYQQQLAAMMMNQQRANGNERFQPMMYARPPPAVNYMPAPYPPYPYPPPPGERADQYAMFSDENTSSCSVM, from the exons ATGAGTAAAGACGAGTTCTTGAAGATCCAG ACTTGTGTTCTTAAAGTCAATATACACTGTGATGGATGTAAGcataaagtgaagaaaatcTTGCAGAAGATTGAAG GTGTATACACTACTAAGATAGATTCAGAGCAAGGGAAGGTGACTGTTTCTGGGAATGTTGATCCAAACACACTGATAAAGAAGCTAATCAAGAATGGGAAGCATGCTGAGATGTGGGGTGCAAAGCCCTCCAACGGTCACAATCAAAACCAGCTCAACAACCAGTTCAAGAATCTCCAAATCGACCACGGTGGCAAAGGGggcggtggtggtgggagTAAAGGGCAAGGCCAGAAGGGTGGTGGTGCTAACAATCAGCCAAAGGGTGGCGGTGGAGGAGGCaaaggaggaggaggtggtggtgggggAGGCCCCCCTGGGCATAATCAACAGCTGCAGCAGCAATTGCAGCAGTTGCAGCAGATGAAGGGGTTTCAGGATATGAAGATGATGCCTCAGTTTATGAAGGATGCGAAGATGCCACCCGGCCATGGTGGGAAGGAGCAGAATGCGAAGTCGGTCAAGTTCAAGCTGCCTCAGGAGGAGGACTTGAgcgatgatgatgattatgaTGACGATGactttgatgatgatgacgatgattttgatgatgatgagctCGATGAGATGGATCACGCGGCCATGAGTAAGATGAAGGCGGCTATGGGAGGCGGCCATGGTGGTGGAGGACCGCAGATGCCTCCCGGGATGATGATGCAGAACATGATGAATGGCCAGCTCCCTCAGATGATGAAGCccggtggcggtggtggtgcTGCTGCTGGGAATGGGAAGAAAGGCGGGGGCGAAGGTGGTAGCATTCCTGTTCAAATGAACCAcggtggtggaggtggtggtgggaAGAAGGGTGGTGGTGGGAACCCGAATcaaggtggtggtggtggtggtccGAAGGGGGGAAAgaatggtggtggtggtggaggcaATGCTggccaaaataaaaatgggggtggcggtggaggaggaggcggaggaAACGGGCACAATTTCATGCCTAATGGGGCCAAGAAAATGAGTGATGGACCTCATGGCATGCCTAACATGATGGCTAtgggtggtggtggtggtaaTGTGGGGCCTATGGGCCAAATGGGGCATATGGGAAACCTACCACCAATGGGGCAGATGGGGAACCTTGCCGCCGTGCAAGGATTGCCCGCGGCTCatggtggtggtagtggtggtggTGCAGGGTACTTCCCGGGTGGTGGGCCGCCTGACCAAATGGCGGGGGGTGGCAACAACAACCCCTACTACCAGCAGCAGCTAGCAGCCATGATGATGAACCAGCAGAGGGCGAACGGGAACGAGAGGTTCCAGCCGATGATGTACGCGCGGCCTCCCCCAGCCGTGAACTACATGCCGGCGCCCTACCCGCCCTACCCGTACCCTCCCCCACCCGGCGAGCGGGCCGACCAGTATGCCATGTTCAGTGATGAGAACACCTCTAGTTGTAGTGTGATGTGA